A single window of Anomaloglossus baeobatrachus isolate aAnoBae1 chromosome 9, aAnoBae1.hap1, whole genome shotgun sequence DNA harbors:
- the LOC142250658 gene encoding red-sensitive opsin, translated as MAVSWNEAVYAARRKHDEEDSTRSSIFTYTNSNNTRGPFEGPNYHIAPRWVYNITTLWMLFVVAASVFTNGLVLVATLKFKKLRHPLNWILVNLAIADLGETIIASTISVFNQIFGYFVLGHPLCVIEGYTVSVCGITGLWSLTVIAWERWFVVCKPFGNIKFDGKLAAGGIVFSWVWAAVWCAPPIFGWSRYWPHGLKTSCGPDVFSGNSDPGIQSYMLVLMITCCFLPLSLIILFYIAVWWAIRKVAQQQKESESTQKAEREVSRMVVVMIIAYCFCWGPYTIFACFAAANPGYSFHPLAASLPAFFAKSATIYNPIIYVFMNRQFRNSIYQLFGKKVDDGSEVSSTSRTEVSSVSNSSVSPA; from the exons ATGGCGGTGTCATGGAATGAAGCAGTATATGCTGCCCGGAGAAAGCATGATGAGGAAGACTCAACCAGAAGTAGCATCTTTACATACACTAACAGCAACAACACAAGGG GTCCCTTTGAAGGTCCAAATTACCACATTGCACCTCGATGGGTTTATAACATCACAACCCTCTGGATGTTATTTGTAGTAGCAGCTTCTGTTTTCACAAATGGTCTGGTCTTGGTAGCTACATTAAAATTTAAAAAGCTTCGGCACCCCTTGAACTGGATCCTGGTGAACTTAGCTATTGCTGACCTTGGCGAGACAATTATTGCTAGCACCATTAGTGTCTTCAACCAGATTTTTGGTTACTTCGTCCTTGGCCATCCATTATGTGTTATTGAAGGTTATACTGTTTCAGTTTGTG GAATTACCGGTCTCTGGTCCTTAACAGTAATTGCCTGGGAGCGGTGGTTTGTGGTCTGCAAACCCTTCGGAAACATTAAGTTTGATGGAAAATTGGCTGCTGGTGGCATCGTCTTCTCCTGGGTTTGGGCAGCTGTCTGGTGTGCACCACCAATATTTGGCTGGAGCAG GTATTGGCCCCATGGCTTGAAGACCTCTTGTGGTCCGGATGTATTCAGTGGCAACAGTGACCCAGGAATCCAGTCTTACATGCTGGTGCTCATGATAACCTGTTGCTTTCTTCCCCTGTCTCTTATCATCCTCTTTTACATAGCTGTATGGTGGGCCATTCGTAAG GTTGCACAGCAGCAGAAGGAGTCAGAATCCACTCAGAAAGCTGAGCGTGAGGTTTCCAGAATGGTGGTTGTGATGATCATTGCTTATTGCTTTTGCTGGGGACCATATACAATTTTTGCTTGCTTTGCTGCTGCCAACCCTGGCTACAGTTTTCATCCTCTGGCTGCCTCATTGCCTGCATTTTTTGCTAAGAGTGCCACCATTTACAACCCAATTATCTATGTCTTCATGAACAGACAG TTCCGGAACTCTATCTACCAACTATTTGGCAAGAAGGTTGATGATGGCTCAGAAGTGTCCAGCACATCTCGAACAGAAGTCTCATCGGTCTCCAACTCTTCTGTGTCGCCTGCATAA